A single genomic interval of Arthrobacter sp. NicSoilB8 harbors:
- a CDS encoding dihydrofolate reductase family protein, which yields MRKVTAGLFCSVDGVVEDPFLWQFDSFDEELGAGMGEMMGRIDTGLLGRVGYQQWAEYWPNAERDADFAGFINPLPKYVASRTLTGDLKWENSRLIEGPLEDFVAALKNGDGGEIGVFSSISLVRQLLFAGLLDTLMLIVHPVIAGSGRRLFNDGDPLTRLVLQESQQTSKGNMILSYGLRGD from the coding sequence ATGCGCAAAGTGACGGCCGGCCTTTTCTGCTCCGTGGACGGCGTGGTTGAAGACCCGTTCCTCTGGCAGTTCGACAGTTTCGATGAGGAACTGGGCGCCGGGATGGGCGAGATGATGGGCCGGATCGATACCGGGCTCCTGGGCCGCGTCGGCTATCAGCAGTGGGCTGAATACTGGCCGAACGCCGAAAGGGACGCCGACTTCGCGGGCTTCATCAACCCGCTGCCGAAATATGTCGCATCCCGGACGCTGACGGGGGACCTGAAGTGGGAAAATTCGCGCCTGATTGAGGGGCCGCTGGAGGACTTCGTGGCGGCCTTGAAGAACGGTGACGGCGGCGAGATAGGAGTCTTCAGCAGCATCTCGCTGGTCCGCCAGTTGCTGTTCGCCGGGCTGCTCGACACCTTGATGCTGATCGTCCATCCCGTGATCGCCGGCAGTGGCCGGCGGCTCTTCAACGACGGCGATCCCCTGACCCGGCTGGTGCTGCAGGAATCCCAGCAGACCAGCAAAGGCAACATGATTCTCAGCTACGGCCTCCGCGGCGACTGA
- a CDS encoding LysE family transporter, which translates to MQPSLWLALAGAGVLISFTPGAGAINTMSNSLNSGFRRSLWGILGQQAALVVHILIVALGVGVLVASSPLAFNVIRYAGAAYLVYLGIRQFLHKPDLDQEKAAALRNEPAFSMFRRGLWVNLLNPKAVVFFLAFMPQFIRPEQPLLPQYAVLSATVIAIDILVMWFFFAAAARSFQRFTHDARGQKVLNRTFGALFVGVGILLAAIH; encoded by the coding sequence GTGCAACCCTCCCTTTGGCTGGCCCTGGCCGGCGCCGGCGTCCTGATCAGCTTCACTCCCGGCGCGGGCGCCATCAACACCATGAGCAACTCCCTGAACTCGGGATTCCGCCGCTCCCTGTGGGGCATCCTGGGCCAGCAGGCCGCCCTCGTGGTGCACATCCTGATCGTGGCCCTCGGCGTCGGCGTGCTCGTGGCGAGCTCGCCGCTCGCGTTCAACGTGATCCGCTACGCGGGGGCCGCCTACCTGGTCTATCTGGGCATCCGGCAGTTCCTGCACAAACCGGACCTGGACCAGGAGAAGGCCGCCGCCCTGCGCAACGAACCGGCCTTCTCCATGTTCCGCCGCGGCCTCTGGGTCAATCTGCTCAATCCCAAAGCCGTGGTCTTCTTCCTGGCCTTCATGCCCCAGTTCATCCGGCCCGAACAGCCGCTGCTGCCGCAGTACGCGGTCCTGTCCGCCACCGTGATCGCGATCGACATCCTCGTCATGTGGTTCTTCTTCGCGGCCGCAGCCAGGTCCTTCCAGCGCTTCACCCACGACGCCCGCGGGCAGAAAGTCCTGAACCGGACCTTCGGCGCGCTCTTCGTCGGCGTCGGCATCCTGCTGGCCGCGATCCACTAG
- a CDS encoding long-chain fatty acid--CoA ligase, translating into MENFGIGSWLQRRRPKSGTKTAVIAGDRTLSYRELADRSTRLANALRDRGVTKGDRVAYLGENDPSFLETLFAAGLAGAVFVPLNTRLAPPEIQFQLKDSGAVLLVHSAALAGLAESGSAGTAVRTRIAVEDSPVPDSTVPDSTVPDGVAGAGGTAGGPAVEAFEAVIASGAVLPPDEPVGLDDAAMILYTSGTTGNPKGALLTHGNITWNCVNVLVDFDFTSTDVALMISPMFHVASLDMGVLPTLLKGGTVVLEAKFDPRRTLELIERHRATTISGVPTTYQMLCEHPDWDATDLSSLNKLTCGGSAVPMRVLEAYERRGLRFSNGYGMTETAPGATTLPAARSRDKAGSSGLPHFFTDVRVADPVDPAAGPAAPGTVGEIQIKGPNVIPQYWNRPEASAESYTADGWFKSGDMGYKDPDGFVFVSDRLKDMIISGGENIYPAEVEQAIAELDAVGSVAVIGVPDEKWGEVPRAVVLLREGARLTEEQLRSHLEGRLARYKIPKSVVFVAEMPRTASGKIRKADLRKLTPGHV; encoded by the coding sequence GTGGAGAATTTTGGCATCGGCTCGTGGCTGCAACGGCGCCGCCCGAAGTCGGGCACCAAGACCGCCGTGATCGCAGGGGACCGGACGCTCAGCTACAGGGAGCTCGCAGACCGTTCCACGAGGCTTGCCAACGCCCTCCGGGACCGCGGCGTGACCAAGGGAGACCGGGTGGCCTACCTGGGCGAAAATGATCCTTCCTTCCTGGAGACCCTCTTTGCCGCGGGACTGGCCGGTGCGGTCTTTGTCCCGCTGAACACCCGGCTGGCGCCGCCCGAAATCCAGTTCCAGCTCAAGGACAGCGGCGCTGTCCTGCTGGTTCACTCGGCGGCGCTCGCGGGGCTGGCGGAAAGCGGCTCGGCGGGGACGGCGGTGCGTACGCGGATCGCCGTCGAGGATTCACCGGTGCCCGATTCAACCGTGCCCGATTCAACCGTGCCCGACGGCGTCGCGGGGGCCGGCGGTACGGCCGGCGGACCCGCCGTCGAAGCGTTTGAGGCAGTGATCGCCTCCGGTGCTGTGTTGCCGCCGGACGAGCCCGTGGGACTGGACGACGCCGCCATGATCCTCTACACCTCCGGAACCACCGGCAACCCCAAGGGGGCGCTCCTGACCCACGGCAATATCACGTGGAACTGCGTCAACGTGCTGGTCGACTTCGACTTTACGTCCACCGATGTGGCCCTCATGATCTCCCCGATGTTCCACGTCGCCTCCCTCGACATGGGCGTGCTGCCCACGCTCCTGAAGGGCGGGACCGTGGTCCTCGAAGCCAAGTTCGATCCCCGCCGGACTTTGGAGCTGATCGAGCGGCACCGCGCAACGACCATCAGCGGTGTGCCCACCACGTACCAGATGCTGTGCGAGCATCCCGACTGGGACGCCACGGACCTCAGCTCACTGAACAAGCTGACGTGCGGGGGGTCCGCCGTGCCCATGCGGGTCCTGGAAGCCTACGAACGGCGCGGGCTGCGCTTCTCCAACGGCTACGGCATGACCGAGACGGCCCCGGGCGCCACCACGTTGCCGGCGGCCAGGTCCCGGGACAAGGCAGGATCCTCGGGCCTGCCGCACTTCTTCACGGATGTCAGGGTGGCCGATCCCGTGGACCCGGCGGCAGGCCCCGCCGCGCCCGGAACCGTCGGTGAGATCCAGATCAAGGGTCCCAACGTCATCCCCCAGTACTGGAACCGGCCCGAGGCCTCCGCGGAGTCCTACACCGCTGACGGCTGGTTCAAGTCCGGAGACATGGGCTACAAGGACCCCGACGGGTTCGTGTTCGTCTCCGACCGGCTCAAGGACATGATCATCTCCGGCGGGGAGAACATCTACCCGGCCGAGGTGGAGCAGGCGATCGCCGAGCTCGACGCCGTCGGAAGCGTCGCGGTGATCGGCGTGCCGGACGAGAAGTGGGGCGAGGTGCCGCGGGCCGTGGTGCTGCTGCGGGAGGGGGCCCGGCTCACGGAGGAGCAGCTGCGCTCCCATCTGGAGGGACGGCTTGCGCGGTACAAGATCCCCAAGTCGGTGGTCTTCGTGGCGGAAATGCCCAGGACCGCGAGCGGCAAGATCAGGAAGGCCGACCTTCGGAAACTGACCCCGGGCCACGTCTGA
- a CDS encoding MFS transporter — protein MSQISQLQAMDAGTRRREARTVIASSYLGSTIEYYDFLLYATAAAVVFPKVFFSGMDEWVGVVAAYGTFAAGYVARPLGGIIFGHFGDRLGRKNMLIVSMLVMGIASTLIGLVPGAAVAGAWGAVMLVILRVCQGIAVGGEWGGAALMALEHSESGKRGFAASFVNAGAPTGAVLGTLVMGAFAALPNEQFLAWGWRVPFLLSFVLLGVGMFVRLKVSESPIFKAALEQEKAEQDIQDNAARENVRRAGSVQGGVPTRREIPLLQVLRRPKTLIFTMLAGAAGFALQVVLATFSVTYAVSKGADRQGVLYAFAAASFVSIAFVIMGGRLSDKLGRRPVMIGGLVLFILYLTPMFQLLSSNNIGLIFVAFAVGLMIHSTLFGPLAAFVSEQFGTTSRYTGASLGYQLATLLGAGFTPGIVAQIFKDSGQNTAAVVWYLAIMSVVSIVFILLTREPKNNDLQTVGS, from the coding sequence ATGTCCCAGATTTCGCAGTTGCAGGCCATGGACGCGGGTACGCGTCGCCGTGAAGCACGGACCGTCATCGCCTCCAGCTATCTCGGCAGCACCATCGAGTACTACGACTTCCTGCTCTATGCCACGGCCGCCGCCGTGGTGTTTCCCAAGGTGTTCTTTTCCGGCATGGACGAGTGGGTGGGGGTCGTGGCCGCCTACGGGACGTTCGCCGCCGGCTACGTGGCCCGGCCCCTGGGCGGCATCATCTTCGGCCACTTCGGCGACAGGCTGGGCCGCAAGAACATGCTGATCGTCTCGATGCTGGTCATGGGCATCGCCTCCACCCTGATCGGGCTCGTGCCCGGCGCCGCGGTGGCCGGAGCCTGGGGCGCCGTGATGCTTGTGATCCTCCGCGTCTGCCAGGGCATTGCCGTCGGCGGGGAGTGGGGCGGCGCCGCCCTCATGGCGCTCGAGCACTCGGAATCGGGCAAGCGCGGCTTCGCGGCCTCATTCGTCAACGCGGGCGCCCCCACCGGCGCGGTGCTGGGCACCCTGGTCATGGGCGCCTTCGCGGCCCTGCCCAACGAGCAGTTCCTGGCCTGGGGCTGGCGGGTGCCGTTCCTGCTGTCCTTCGTTCTGCTGGGCGTCGGAATGTTCGTCCGGCTCAAGGTCTCGGAAAGCCCGATCTTCAAGGCGGCGCTGGAACAGGAGAAAGCCGAGCAGGACATCCAGGACAACGCGGCGCGGGAGAACGTCCGGCGCGCGGGATCGGTGCAGGGCGGCGTGCCGACGCGCCGCGAGATTCCCCTCCTACAGGTCCTGCGCCGGCCCAAGACCCTGATCTTCACCATGCTGGCCGGTGCGGCCGGGTTTGCGCTCCAGGTGGTGCTGGCAACGTTCTCCGTGACCTATGCCGTGTCCAAGGGCGCGGACCGTCAGGGTGTGCTCTACGCCTTCGCGGCAGCCTCCTTCGTGTCCATCGCCTTCGTGATCATGGGCGGCCGGCTCTCCGACAAGCTGGGACGGCGGCCCGTGATGATCGGCGGCCTGGTGCTGTTCATCCTTTACCTGACGCCGATGTTCCAGCTCCTGTCCTCGAACAACATCGGGCTGATCTTCGTGGCATTCGCCGTCGGGCTCATGATCCACTCCACCCTGTTCGGCCCGCTCGCTGCCTTCGTGTCCGAGCAGTTCGGCACCACGTCGCGGTACACCGGCGCCTCGCTGGGATACCAGCTCGCCACCCTTCTCGGGGCGGGTTTCACGCCAGGCATTGTGGCGCAGATCTTCAAGGATTCCGGACAGAACACCGCCGCCGTGGTCTGGTACCTGGCCATCATGTCAGTCGTGTCGATTGTCTTCATCCTGCTGACCCGCGAACCCAAGAACAACGATTTGCAGACTGTCGGGTCCTAA
- a CDS encoding MaoC family dehydratase, with translation MPNLVVDFDKLLTLAGTDLGATDYREITQEQINKFADATGDDQWIHVDPERAKDGPFGAPIAHGFLTLSLIIPFWGELFDVDGVTTKVNYGLDKVRFTSPVKVGSRIRMRATIAEVTEVKGGAQIKVANTIEIEGQERPAVVAEFLARFYK, from the coding sequence ATGCCCAACCTCGTCGTCGACTTCGACAAACTGCTCACCCTCGCCGGCACCGACCTCGGTGCCACCGACTACCGCGAAATCACCCAGGAACAGATCAACAAGTTCGCCGACGCCACGGGCGATGACCAGTGGATCCACGTGGACCCGGAACGCGCCAAGGACGGCCCCTTCGGCGCCCCGATCGCCCACGGCTTCCTCACCCTCTCGCTCATCATCCCGTTCTGGGGCGAGCTGTTCGACGTCGACGGCGTCACCACCAAGGTCAACTACGGCCTCGACAAGGTCCGCTTCACCTCCCCGGTCAAAGTGGGCTCGCGGATCCGCATGCGGGCGACCATTGCCGAAGTCACCGAGGTCAAGGGCGGCGCCCAGATCAAGGTGGCCAACACCATTGAGATCGAAGGCCAGGAACGCCCCGCGGTCGTGGCTGAGTTCCTCGCCCGCTTCTACAAGTAA
- a CDS encoding acyl-CoA dehydrogenase family protein: protein MSVETSAEAVPDSVERERLYSVCDYYDAESLLTDGERRVLGRLREFLDTQARPLLADYWERGEFPDQLARPLIELDLMEPAELTADGPARGIYQGFRIFELARTDASLATYFTAQAGLFRTAIRVGASEEQQREWMPKVIDFSLKGVFSLTEPESGSDIAGGLSTTARRERGSGSGPEGDTWVLDGAKRWIGGAATADVLAVFARDTADGQVKAFLVDREAEGVTLEKIRGKTALRMMQNAHITLDGVRVPEARRLHNVNSFRDVAAMLRAMRSDVAWIATGIQAGAFEAALRYVTERQQFGRPLGSFQLVQEKLARMLGNVTSSLSLVVRLNDQQGKGIYRDQDSALAKMQTSLLMRETVALAREVVGGNGITLDTDVARFHADAEAVYSYEGTHEINALIVGRALTGESAFAR, encoded by the coding sequence ATGAGCGTCGAGACGAGTGCGGAGGCCGTTCCGGATTCTGTGGAGCGGGAACGCCTCTACAGCGTCTGCGATTATTACGACGCCGAGTCCCTCCTCACCGACGGCGAACGCAGGGTGCTGGGGCGGCTGCGGGAATTCCTGGACACGCAGGCCCGCCCGCTCCTGGCCGACTACTGGGAGCGCGGCGAGTTTCCGGACCAGCTGGCGCGGCCGCTGATCGAACTGGACCTCATGGAACCCGCCGAGCTCACGGCCGACGGACCGGCCCGCGGAATCTACCAGGGTTTCCGGATCTTCGAACTCGCCCGGACGGACGCCTCGCTGGCCACGTACTTCACCGCCCAGGCCGGGCTGTTCCGGACCGCCATCCGCGTCGGTGCCTCCGAGGAACAGCAGCGCGAGTGGATGCCCAAGGTCATCGACTTCTCGCTCAAGGGCGTCTTCTCGCTCACTGAACCGGAGTCCGGTTCGGACATCGCGGGCGGCCTGTCCACCACAGCCCGGAGGGAACGGGGGAGTGGGTCCGGCCCGGAGGGCGACACGTGGGTCCTGGACGGCGCCAAGCGGTGGATCGGCGGGGCCGCCACCGCCGACGTCCTGGCCGTCTTCGCCCGCGACACGGCCGACGGCCAGGTCAAGGCCTTCCTCGTGGACCGCGAGGCCGAAGGCGTGACCCTGGAGAAGATCCGCGGCAAGACCGCGCTGCGGATGATGCAGAACGCCCACATCACCCTCGACGGCGTCCGCGTTCCCGAGGCCAGGCGGCTGCACAACGTGAACTCCTTCCGGGACGTGGCCGCGATGCTGCGGGCCATGCGCTCGGACGTGGCGTGGATCGCCACCGGCATCCAGGCCGGGGCCTTCGAAGCCGCGCTCCGGTATGTCACCGAGCGGCAGCAGTTCGGCCGTCCGCTGGGCTCCTTCCAGCTGGTCCAGGAAAAGCTGGCCCGGATGCTCGGCAACGTCACCTCGTCCCTGTCCCTGGTGGTCCGGCTGAACGACCAGCAGGGCAAGGGCATCTACCGCGACCAGGACTCCGCCCTTGCCAAGATGCAGACGTCGCTGCTGATGCGGGAAACCGTGGCGCTGGCCCGCGAGGTGGTGGGCGGCAACGGGATCACGCTGGACACAGACGTCGCGCGTTTCCACGCCGACGCCGAGGCCGTTTACTCCTACGAGGGCACCCACGAGATCAATGCCCTGATCGTCGGCCGCGCCCTCACCGGCGAAAGCGCCTTTGCCCGCTGA
- a CDS encoding amidohydrolase family protein: MTAQRYELGIDAARLDAIDMHVHLEVDGHGHGSLPDALTEASAKYFKAEDRTPSLDRIAEIYRELNMAAVVFTVDARTQLKHEPNSIPELIAGAARNNDVLIPFGSVDPRTGPDALQGAKHQAIDLGARGFKFHPSLQGFDPSNEQFYPLWETLQELGLPAIFHTGQNGMGAGLPGGYGIKLAYSNPLLLDAVAADFPELQIIMAHPSVPWQDEANSIATHKSNVFIDLSGWSPKYFPESLVRMAGSVLQDKVLFGTDFPLITPQKWLAAFADLPLKDEVRPKILKANAVRLLGLGG; this comes from the coding sequence ATGACCGCGCAGCGCTACGAACTGGGCATCGACGCCGCAAGACTCGATGCGATCGACATGCACGTCCACCTCGAGGTGGACGGCCACGGCCACGGGTCCCTGCCGGATGCCCTCACGGAGGCCTCCGCCAAGTACTTCAAGGCCGAGGACCGGACGCCGTCGCTGGACCGGATCGCCGAGATCTACCGCGAACTGAACATGGCCGCCGTCGTCTTCACCGTCGACGCCCGGACCCAGCTCAAGCACGAGCCCAACAGCATCCCCGAACTCATTGCCGGGGCAGCCAGGAACAACGACGTCCTGATCCCCTTCGGCAGCGTGGACCCCCGCACCGGCCCCGACGCCCTGCAGGGCGCGAAGCACCAGGCAATCGACCTCGGCGCGCGGGGGTTCAAGTTCCACCCGAGCCTGCAGGGCTTCGACCCCTCCAACGAACAGTTCTACCCGCTCTGGGAGACCCTGCAGGAACTGGGCCTGCCAGCCATCTTCCACACGGGCCAGAACGGCATGGGCGCGGGGCTCCCCGGCGGGTACGGCATCAAGCTGGCCTACTCCAACCCGCTCCTGCTCGACGCCGTCGCCGCGGACTTCCCTGAACTGCAGATCATCATGGCCCACCCCTCGGTGCCGTGGCAGGACGAGGCGAACTCGATAGCCACCCACAAGTCCAACGTGTTCATCGACCTCTCCGGCTGGTCCCCGAAGTACTTCCCCGAGTCCTTGGTCCGGATGGCCGGCTCCGTCCTGCAGGACAAGGTCCTGTTCGGCACCGACTTCCCCCTGATCACGCCGCAGAAATGGCTGGCCGCCTTCGCGGACCTGCCGCTCAAGGACGAGGTCCGGCCCAAGATCCTCAAGGCCAACGCCGTCCGCCTGCTCGGGCTGGGTGGCTGA